A section of the Bacillus sp. HSf4 genome encodes:
- a CDS encoding PAS domain-containing protein — translation MEQKTKRFEQYKPHMNLQAVLSANGRFIYISANCKELLSYQQSELIGTYLKDYLHEDDLFLVESYFYNEHHLLPCTFRFVKKDYTMIWVEASIDFVTTHVGEKEREIVLKMKVFEDRPSKKSSSKKEESDLKKAAEPPANEEFKAMVEGLPNPLCISVQGEIVYVNDAMVTLLGAEHKQQIIGKYSYDFIEKEYHDIVKNRIKRMQQGLEVGMIEQTWKKLDGTQIHLEVKSAPTIYQNQKAELLLLIDISSRKKFQTILQKSRERYQLLIQNSIDTIAVIHNGRWVFMNESGIRLFEAKTYEDLIGKDIYEHLHHCDHENVKARLKRITDRKSDSEIIKQTWYTFEKRLIYTEMVCIPTTFFGETAVQVILRDISERKQTEELMVRSEKLSIAGQLAAGIAHEIRNPLTAIKGFLQLMKPTMEENEHYFDIIFSELSRIELILSELLMLAKPQQNALSEQLDLIRLIREVTALLETQANLNGIMIHTNLPNDKIHIKGDPNQLKQVFINLIKNAVESMPDGGTVHLSVKETDESVTVEVQDEGEGIPEHVLERIGEPFLTTKEKGTGLGLMVTFNIIENHNGTIEVDSKMEKGTTFVISFPK, via the coding sequence ATGGAACAGAAAACAAAGCGTTTTGAGCAATATAAACCTCATATGAATTTACAGGCAGTCCTTTCAGCAAACGGCCGCTTTATATACATATCTGCAAACTGCAAAGAACTGTTGAGCTATCAGCAGAGTGAGCTGATCGGTACGTATTTGAAGGACTATTTGCACGAAGACGATCTTTTTCTGGTAGAAAGCTATTTTTACAATGAACATCATTTGCTGCCATGCACCTTCAGATTTGTGAAAAAGGATTACACAATGATCTGGGTCGAGGCATCGATTGATTTTGTTACGACCCATGTTGGAGAAAAAGAACGGGAAATTGTACTCAAAATGAAAGTTTTTGAAGACCGTCCCTCTAAGAAGAGCAGCTCGAAAAAAGAGGAAAGCGATTTGAAAAAAGCGGCCGAGCCGCCGGCGAATGAGGAATTTAAAGCGATGGTGGAAGGCTTGCCAAATCCTCTGTGTATCAGCGTTCAAGGGGAAATCGTTTATGTGAATGATGCCATGGTCACCCTGCTCGGGGCAGAGCATAAACAGCAAATTATCGGAAAGTATTCCTATGATTTTATTGAGAAAGAATACCATGACATCGTCAAGAACCGCATTAAAAGAATGCAGCAGGGGCTTGAAGTCGGGATGATTGAGCAGACGTGGAAAAAGCTGGACGGCACACAAATCCATCTTGAGGTGAAATCAGCGCCGACCATCTATCAAAACCAAAAAGCCGAACTTCTGCTGCTTATTGATATTTCTTCGCGAAAAAAATTCCAGACGATTTTGCAAAAAAGCAGAGAACGCTACCAGCTCCTGATTCAAAATTCTATCGACACCATCGCCGTCATTCATAACGGAAGATGGGTTTTTATGAATGAATCAGGGATTCGTCTGTTTGAGGCGAAAACATATGAAGACCTCATCGGCAAGGATATTTATGAACATCTCCATCATTGTGATCATGAAAATGTGAAAGCCAGGCTGAAACGGATCACCGACCGCAAGTCTGATTCAGAAATCATCAAACAAACGTGGTACACATTTGAAAAGCGGCTCATCTATACGGAAATGGTCTGCATTCCGACGACATTTTTCGGAGAGACAGCTGTACAGGTCATTTTGAGGGATATTTCGGAGCGCAAGCAGACGGAAGAGCTGATGGTGCGTTCGGAAAAGCTGTCGATTGCCGGTCAGCTCGCAGCCGGAATCGCCCACGAAATCCGCAATCCGCTGACGGCCATTAAAGGGTTTTTGCAGCTGATGAAGCCGACGATGGAAGAAAATGAACATTATTTTGATATTATTTTTTCCGAATTAAGCAGAATCGAATTGATTTTAAGCGAGCTTTTGATGCTCGCCAAGCCGCAGCAGAACGCTCTGAGTGAACAGCTTGATCTGATCAGGCTGATTCGCGAAGTCACGGCTCTTCTAGAAACACAGGCCAATTTGAACGGCATTATGATTCATACCAATCTGCCAAATGACAAAATTCATATCAAAGGGGACCCGAACCAACTAAAACAAGTGTTTATCAACCTGATTAAAAACGCTGTCGAATCAATGCCTGATGGAGGCACTGTTCATTTGAGCGTCAAGGAAACGGATGAGTCTGTCACAGTCGAGGTTCAAGATGAAGGAGAAGGAATACCGGAACACGTCCTCGAACGAATCGGCGAGCCTTTTTTAACGACGAAAGAAAAAGGAACGGGTCTCGGTTTGATGGTCACCTTTAACATCATCGAAAATCACAATGGAACAATCGAGGTGGACAGCAAAATGGAAAAAGGCACAACATTTGTCATTTCCTTTCCGAAATAA
- a CDS encoding aminotransferase A has translation MEHLLNPNVKEIEISGIRKFSNLVSQYENVISLTIGQPDFFTPHHVKQAAKKAIDENHTAYTHNAGYPELRQAVQLYMKKKADLNYDAESEIIVTTGASQAIDAAFRTILSPGDEVILPGPVYPGYEPIIKLCGASPLIIDTTSHGFKLTAKLIEEALTPKTKCVVLPYPSNPTGMTLSEDELKEIASLLKGRNVFVLSDEIYSELTFDRPHHSIASVLRDQTIVIGGLSKSHSMTGWRIGFLFAPKEIAKHILKVHQYNVSCASSISQKAALEAVTNGVDDALIMREQYKKRLDYVYDRLVTMGLDVIKPSGAFYIFPSIKSFGMSSFEFCTRALEEEGLAIVPGSSFSEYGEGYVRISYAYSPDTLREGLDRLETFVFNKRQSVQTT, from the coding sequence ATGGAACATTTGCTTAATCCGAATGTGAAAGAAATTGAAATTTCAGGAATCCGCAAATTCTCAAATCTTGTCTCTCAGTATGAAAATGTAATCTCTTTAACAATCGGCCAGCCTGACTTTTTCACGCCTCATCATGTCAAACAAGCTGCCAAAAAAGCGATAGATGAAAATCATACAGCTTATACCCACAATGCAGGGTATCCGGAGCTGAGACAGGCAGTCCAGCTGTACATGAAAAAAAAGGCCGATTTAAATTATGATGCAGAAAGCGAGATCATTGTCACAACGGGAGCCAGCCAGGCGATTGACGCCGCTTTTCGGACGATTTTATCACCCGGTGACGAAGTGATTCTTCCAGGTCCCGTATATCCCGGATATGAACCGATCATCAAACTGTGCGGTGCATCGCCTTTAATCATCGATACGACGTCTCACGGCTTTAAGCTGACAGCAAAATTAATCGAAGAAGCCCTGACGCCAAAAACAAAGTGTGTCGTTCTCCCTTATCCGTCAAATCCGACGGGAATGACGCTTTCAGAGGACGAACTGAAGGAAATCGCTTCTCTTTTAAAAGGGCGAAATGTGTTTGTTCTTTCTGACGAAATATACAGCGAACTGACCTTTGACAGACCACACCATTCAATCGCATCCGTTTTAAGGGATCAGACGATTGTCATCGGCGGACTGTCCAAGTCCCACAGTATGACCGGCTGGCGAATCGGTTTCCTATTCGCTCCAAAGGAAATCGCCAAACATATTTTAAAAGTTCATCAGTACAACGTATCATGCGCTTCTTCCATCTCCCAAAAAGCGGCTTTGGAAGCCGTCACCAATGGGGTTGATGATGCGCTGATCATGAGAGAGCAATATAAAAAGCGGCTTGATTACGTATACGACAGGCTCGTGACAATGGGACTCGACGTCATTAAACCGTCGGGGGCATTCTACATCTTCCCTTCTATTAAATCGTTTGGAATGTCTTCCTTTGAATTTTGCACTCGCGCTTTAGAGGAAGAGGGACTGGCGATTGTTCCGGGCAGCTCGTTTTCTGAATATGGGGAAGGCTATGTGAGGATCTCTTACGCATATTCTCCCGATACACTGAGGGAGGGACTGGACCGGCTGGAGACGTTTGTGTTCAATAAGAGGCAGTCGGTTCAAACCACATAA
- a CDS encoding RDD family protein, which translates to MELSKHETAPAAGSNLAGIGSRFLASFIDSIILGIPMYIVTLVISIQLFMGDVEFMSIIERDPEKVTNQEFFTVLSSVFKVAGIMAALSFIVYFLYFTLMESSKWQATLGKKIMGIQVMEAEAEGGRISFGRAAGRFFARSFLSPILMIGYILAFFTEKRQALHDLLAGTIVVKN; encoded by the coding sequence TTGGAATTAAGCAAACATGAAACAGCTCCTGCAGCCGGGAGCAACTTGGCCGGAATCGGTTCGCGTTTTTTGGCTTCTTTTATCGATAGTATCATTCTTGGTATTCCGATGTATATCGTCACCCTTGTGATTTCTATTCAATTGTTCATGGGGGATGTTGAATTCATGAGCATTATTGAAAGAGATCCCGAGAAGGTCACAAACCAGGAATTCTTCACTGTTTTGTCCTCGGTTTTTAAAGTCGCGGGGATTATGGCAGCCCTCTCATTTATCGTTTATTTTCTGTATTTCACACTGATGGAATCATCCAAATGGCAGGCGACGCTGGGCAAGAAAATCATGGGCATTCAGGTTATGGAAGCGGAAGCTGAGGGCGGAAGAATCTCATTCGGCCGTGCAGCCGGACGATTTTTTGCCAGAAGCTTCTTATCTCCGATATTAATGATCGGCTATATTTTGGCGTTTTTCACAGAGAAGCGGCAGGCGCTTCATGATCTCTTAGCCGGTACCATCGTCGTAAAAAATTAA
- a CDS encoding MFS transporter, protein MDIQPEQEQALKRAQRNGIKLFLTLPIISWALYDFANTIFSSNIVTIFFPYYLQEAVGDSDVMNQVASTFISYSNAAASFLLVIFTPLFGVLIDRTGRKKRYIGLFTMICVACTILMGVFAGASFQQKVYGLPLSLILVVVLFVTAKFFYHSSLVFYDTILPDLGTKDEIPLLSGFGIAVGYIGTLAGLTVYLLVGNHDFHKAFIPSALLFLIFSLPYLIFTKERRKPEAIEKKSFFSGYKEIAETFKDIRLYRPVFLFMIAYFFLNDSISTTVAMMSVYSTAIIGFTKGQFLILYLVSTLSSIIGSFILGYVTKRVGAKRAVSIVALILITALAIAVFTTSAALFWVAGSLFGIALGGTWVASRTLIIELTPEHKRGEFFGLFALSGKISSIFGPVLYGSITLVFKDMGNVASRMAFGSLMILAVIGLIIHRFVKVKA, encoded by the coding sequence ATGGATATTCAGCCGGAACAGGAACAAGCTTTAAAGCGGGCGCAGAGAAATGGAATCAAGTTGTTTTTGACATTGCCGATCATTTCCTGGGCTTTATACGATTTTGCCAATACGATTTTTTCGTCAAATATCGTGACGATCTTTTTTCCTTATTATTTACAGGAGGCGGTCGGTGATAGCGATGTTATGAACCAGGTGGCCAGCACATTTATTTCATACTCAAATGCTGCGGCAAGTTTTTTGCTCGTCATTTTTACGCCATTATTCGGGGTTTTGATCGACCGTACAGGAAGGAAAAAGAGATATATCGGCCTGTTTACGATGATCTGTGTGGCTTGCACCATTTTAATGGGGGTTTTTGCGGGCGCTTCTTTTCAGCAAAAGGTTTACGGCCTTCCTTTATCATTGATTCTCGTTGTCGTTTTATTTGTGACAGCAAAGTTTTTCTATCATTCAAGCCTTGTGTTTTACGATACGATTTTGCCTGATTTAGGAACAAAAGATGAAATCCCGCTGCTCTCCGGATTTGGCATTGCGGTCGGGTATATCGGCACATTGGCCGGTTTAACCGTCTATTTGCTGGTTGGTAATCATGATTTTCATAAAGCATTCATCCCGTCCGCCCTGTTGTTTCTGATCTTTTCCCTTCCTTACCTTATCTTCACAAAAGAGCGCAGAAAACCCGAGGCAATAGAGAAGAAATCGTTTTTCAGCGGATACAAGGAAATTGCCGAGACGTTTAAGGATATTCGTTTGTACCGCCCGGTTTTCTTATTTATGATCGCATACTTTTTTCTCAATGATTCCATCTCGACGACGGTGGCGATGATGTCGGTCTATTCAACAGCCATTATCGGTTTTACGAAAGGGCAGTTTCTTATCCTTTATCTTGTCTCCACCTTATCAAGCATCATCGGTTCATTCATTCTCGGCTATGTAACAAAGCGGGTCGGGGCCAAAAGAGCGGTCAGCATTGTGGCCCTCATTTTGATTACCGCGCTTGCGATCGCTGTGTTTACGACATCAGCCGCATTGTTTTGGGTGGCGGGCAGCCTGTTTGGAATCGCGCTTGGCGGAACATGGGTCGCGTCAAGGACACTGATTATTGAACTGACACCGGAGCATAAAAGAGGCGAGTTTTTCGGCTTGTTCGCTTTGTCAGGAAAAATTTCTTCCATCTTCGGACCGGTCCTTTACGGATCGATCACACTGGTGTTTAAAGACATGGGAAATGTCGCGAGCAGGATGGCCTTCGGATCGCTGATGATACTGGCTGTCATCGGACTGATCATTCACCGATTTGTAAAAGTAAAAGCTTGA